The Octopus sinensis linkage group LG19, ASM634580v1, whole genome shotgun sequence genome contains a region encoding:
- the LOC115222352 gene encoding uncharacterized protein LOC115222352, with the protein MKCPRKLSRGCNLDETILEFANKLLQNQETPDQWFEINSIPIPKSGNLSNEIDYRGIALSNISLKVINRMILNRIQQVLDSLIRPNQNGFRPGRATTSQILALEHIIGVKSGQLSAIITFVDFSNWFDSAHRYKILKILQGYGIPEEQVLAIAKPYDKTRTRILSSDGEMEFFRNSCPIYVGISQIFIIFVRELGAEV; encoded by the coding sequence ATGAAATGCCCACGGAAGTTATCAAGAGGTTGCAATCTGGATGAAACAATACTAGAGTTTGCGAATAAGCTCTTGCAGAACCAAGAAACTCCAGATCAGTGGTTTGAGATTAACTCGATACCAATCCCCAAATCAGGAAACCTCAGCAATGAAATTGATTACAGAGGAATTGCACTGTCCAATATCTCACTCAAAGTCATCAACCGAATGATCCTCAACAGGATTCAACAGGTGCTTGATAGCCTTATAAGACCAAATCAGAATGGATTTAGACCAGGAAGAGCCACAACATCTCAGATCTTAGCCCTGGAGCATATAATAGGAGTTAAATCAGGACAGCTATCTGCCATTATAACCTTCGTGGACTTCAGTAACTGGTTTGATAGCGCTCATCGTTATAAAATATTGAAGATCCTTCAAGGATATGGCATTCCAGAAGAACAAGTTCTTGCTATTGCGAAGCCCTACGACAAGACCAGAACTCGTATATTGTCATCAGATGGAGAAATGGAATTCTTTCGGAATAGCTGTCCCATATATGTTGGAATTTCGCAAATTTT